The following DNA comes from Macrobrachium rosenbergii isolate ZJJX-2024 chromosome 5, ASM4041242v1, whole genome shotgun sequence.
GACAGCACTGGCAAGTTAGCATTcgtatttcttttgcattttttattcgtaatttttCCTGGAATTTCTCGCAGGTTGTCCTGAAAAGTGTGGCCCCTCGCAAAGTATATGCTTTGTGTCAGTTGGACTGTAATTTTTCAACCTTTGGTCTTTCCCGCTATTTTGGCATGAAGTTTCCCTGTACAGTAGGTCTGCGTGTGTCCGCATTTGATTACAGGGTGTTCAGGGAAAttgattttacagttattttcaatctctgtaaatttatatatatatatatatatatatatatatatatatatatatatatatatatatatatatatacagtatatgtagaatatatgtgtatatatatatatataatatatatatatatatttatttatttatttatttattaatacatacatgcactatgaGTTATGTACTTTAACGGTCTTTCAATAACAGCCTTGAAATATGGCGTACGATtatagatatgttttttttttttcattccgctagaactttttattttttttattttattacaacgTACCTTACACTTAATTCATCCCAAGTTCATTTAGATAACATTAGATAGCGTTATAGTTCTGAAAACCAATAGAAAATCTGAAACAGGTATCTGACTAGTACCTCTATAGAAGATAGAAATGCCTTGAAAGCTCATTACAGAAACGGAAATCGATTACGCCAACTCCTTTCCAGTCCGAGACATCACCACACAATCGCACCCAGTTTATTAGGTTGACAGATAGTACTAGGACTTCACAAGGTGAATTGCCGGATGCGACCAGCGTGAGCTTGTCCCAGCCATTAGCCTTATCTTCCCGAGAGCCATTAAGGGCTTTTGCAATTGCCATTTAACGTCGCGGCGTTTATCAGCGGGGAGAAAATAGTGTATTGGTCTTGATTGCAAGGTGCATCCTGACAGATGGCATTTCCTCGTGTGAAAAACACACGCGCTGGCGCGGCCCACCCAGGTCGGTCGTCCCGGGAGTTGTAAACTCTCATGCGCCTGCGCCCGCGCCTGCGCCTTTTGTCAATTTTCTCCTCTGGAGACTCAGTCTTCTTTTGAGACCCCATCTGTCATGCGCCGCGCCGTCTTGGTCCTTCTTTTGCTTGCAAAAGCAGATTATGTAtactatcattaattttttttaatattttttgttgatgTTGCTGTTATGACTAACATGACCGAGGCTACTCGTCTTACGTCTTGGGATATGATAATTGGGGAGGGATGATTAAAGGTATGTCGACTTTGCGaagattataatttcattttagacGGCGGTTTGGTTTTGTTGTATAATTATGTGAGTTGAAACGAGGAGCATAACAAATGCGTCCttgcagttttcctttttttttctttattatttattattatttttttttgagagagagagagcgagagagagagagattccacttaGGGAGAGTGACATGTTTGTTTAGACAACGCTCAGGATCGCGACCTTGccgacagtttttttatttttttttagagcaggCCATTCTAGAAATAACgagttggaactctctctctctctctctctctctctctctctctctctctctctctctctctctgcagaggtTTGGCGTGATACGGACATCAATTTGCCCGTACCATCAGTTTCCtcctgaaaagaaattgaaaacaaaatttgcaCATGTGATACGGAGATAATCTTCATTGGGGAGTGTTATTAGGAATGTATACGGCACATAATCTAAGGTTTCGTAAAATCCGTaatcatgaacaccatattcttcggaagcctgaacttcaagtcagtgtcccctctAGGCCTagtccatatgaattgggttcgtcctctgaataataataataataataataataataataataatgcattaggGGTTTGGTGTCATAGAGAAAAGGTTCATTTCAAGAcaaaaacgtaataataataatgaattaaggaTTTAGTGTCATagagaaaaatatgattaaaccaccaaaaattatgaatactgtaatattaatTAGGTGGTCAAAATGACTTTCCATCGAGTACCTACCCTCACTGTTTTAACATCATGTGGGAAAAGGTGACAAGGTAAGGCCAAACCACGTAACTAGGACATCTTACATAACTGTACCAgaaaacagaggagagagagagagagagagagatgctttacatgcacacatacagtatatacatagatgcacaacatatatatatgtatatatatatatatatatatatatatatatatatatatatacatactgtatatatatatatatatatatattatatatatacatatatatatatatatatatatatatagatatatatatatatatatatatatatatatatacacatatatacagtatacacacttatatacatagagagagagagagagagagactggcttctCCTAAGGCTTATTGATTGGATTATatactttcatacacacacacacacacacacatatatatatatatatatatatatatatatatatagagagagagatagagagagagagagagagagagagagagagagagagaaaaaaaagtcagtcaCCCAGTGTCTCCCTCGCAGCATCGGCTCATTGATTGGATCACTATCATCACCTTCATTATTAGTAGCATTATTCCAGTTTAACACCCCCCCAACCCAAGTAGCATTATTCCCGTGTAACCCCCAACACCTATCACTAGCACTACGATCATTCTCTTCACACGACTATATCATTATCGGGACGATCAGTACAAACAGGCTCAGAAGCCACCACAGCATCCAGCcagcgtcctcctcctcctcctccccccccctctccagcTGGAGACCTCCGCCGCCAGAACTCTCATTAGAGCAGTCATCTCGCATAAGCATCAGGAGATGCTGCTGCTATCCCCCATaataagatataatttatatataccggCTCTGTCAAACTCCTCGGGCTGCCGTGAGTGGGGAGAAGTTGCCAGCCCCTGGGAACCAGGCACAGTTCTTCTctcataaaatttttgttaaaacgAATTGCTTTTgatgaaaattgtataagagaaattCTACGCCCTAAAAGACCTCAGACTCAGGTTCACAGCAAGCCAAAGGCCTCAGACTCAGGTTCACAGCAAGCCAAAGGCCTCAGACCGAGCCTCACAGCAAGCAAAAGCCTCCCTGACTCAGGTTTACAGCAAGCAAAAGCCCACAGATTCAGGTCCACAGCAAGTCAAAGCCCTCAGACTTAAGTTCACAGTGAGCAAAAGGCCACAGAATCAGCTTCACGGCAATCAGAAGCCCCCTGCCTAAGGTTCACAGCAAGCAAAAGGCCTTAGACTCGGGTTCACAGCAAGTCAAAGGCCTCTGACTTAGGTTCACAGCAAGCAAAAGGGCATAATAATAAGAATCCAATCACAGCGTAAAAATACTGCCTTAGGCTTCTGGGAAAACAACACTGGCCCTTCTCAAGTGGAGTTCACTACAGATTGTCCACCAACTTTTTCAAAGGGCCCCCACAAAACATCCAAGGATTGGGAAAAGACGACAAAAATCAGGCGACAAGAAGCTGAACAACCATCGTACGTGAAAAACAAGTGGAACAATTCTCTTGGGTGGAGTATCAGTTTTACAAGAAAACAACCCTTGGGGGAAGACTAAAAATCTATATCCAGAAGAAACTggacttaaattaaaaaaaaaatcttaatttttaaagggttgaacaaaattaattaactgtattaagttataatatatatatgtacatctatacaGTTATACATCGGCTTACAAACTTAATTCGTTCGAGGACGCAGTTTGTGAACCAAAAAGTTGGCGACCTGAATCAGTTTGTGTGTTTGCGGCCTGAAACACGGTTCGCAACATggaacaaaacatttttgaatgtcTGGTTCATAACACGATTTGTTCTTGAACAGGACTGTTTGTCAAACGAGGttccattgtgtatatatatatatagatatatatatatatatatatatatatatatatatatatatatatatatatatatgtgtgtgtgtgtgtgtgtgtgtgtgtgtatacatacatacatacagagagagagagagagagagctatctatatatctatgagaatataactatatatcaATATCTATGGCAGAGCACACTTCAATAATCTATACCAAGAGGTCCAGGTGGCCACTGGTACTTTTATTGCAAGCACTTTTCTGTCTGTTAATTCCCATTGCTTAACGTGGGCACTATCCTTTGTCTACCGAGTGGAGGACACCCATAAGCTTTCAAAAGAGAGCGAGTCAGAGCCAAGAGCTGTAATAAGTGGGAACCCTGTGCAGAATTGTCTCCGCTGCAGCACCTTGTTTTACCACGAAAGGATGCCAGCCAATCATAGAGAACCCTCACTATCACATGCTTGTGCGTTAGCAATGTCACCTGTACCATTGCAGACTAAACAAATGCAAGGATTTGAAGCACAGGCCACATGAGGTGTGTGGGCCTTGTGAGGAATGCAAATTGCCATTGCACCTTGGCTCAGCCTGCAACATTGACAGCTACCACATGGTACAGGTTGTACCAGACAGGCATCAGCACCTGATAGTGAGGGTGCCCTGGTATCGGTTGCTGCCCTTATTTGCTGAACAAATGTGAGGTTGTGAAGCACAGAACCCACAAGGGAAGGGCCCAGTGAGGATTGCACTCCGTAGCTGTGCCTTAGATCAGTCTGTAAGTTGGCAGCGGCCAAATGGTACAGGTGGCACTGGAGAGACACAAGCTCCTGATAGTGAGGGTGCCCTGGTATTGGCTGCTGACTTTACTTGCTAAACGAAGGTGAGGCTGCACaaggggtgggaccctgtgaggcTTGCATGCCACAGCTGCACCTTAGCTCAGCCTGGAGGATCAGCAGCCACCACATGGTACAGGTGGCACAAGTGAGGCACAAGCACCTAATAGTGAGGGTGCCTTGGTATTGGCTGCTGACTTTACTTGCTAAACAAAGGTGACGCTGCACaaggggtgggaccctgtgaggcTTGCACTCCACAGCTGCACCTTAGCTCAGCCTGGAGGATCAGCAGCCACCACATGGTACAGGTGGCACAAGTGAGGCACAAGCACCTGATAGTGAGAGTGCCCTGGTATTGGCTACTGACTATACTTGCTAAACAAAGGTGAGGCTGCACACGGGATGGGACCCTGTGAGGCTTGCACTCTTAAGCTGCTCCTTAGCTCAGCCTGGAGGATCAGCAGCCACCACATGGTACAGGTGGCACAGGTGAGGCACAAGCACCTGCTAGTAAGGGTGCCTTTGTATTGGCTGCTGACTTTATTTGCTAAACAAAGATGAGGCTGTGAAGCGCAGTCTGCACAAGGGGTGGAACCCTGTGAGGCTTGCACTCTGCAGCTGCACCTTAGCTCAGCCTGCAGGATCAGCAGCCACCACATAGTACAAATGGCACAGGTGAGGTACAAGCACCTGCTAGTGAGGGTGTCCTGATATTGGCTGCtgactttacctgctgaacaaagGTGATGCTGTGAAGCGCAAGCTGTACaaggggtgggaccctgtgaggcTTGCACTCTTCAGCTGCACCTTAGGTCACCCTGCAGGATCAGCAGCCACCACATGGtacaggtggcactggtgaggcATAAGCACCTGCTAGTAAGGGTGCCCTAGTATTTGCTGCTGACTTTACTTGCTAAACCAAGGTGAGGTTATGACGCTCATGCTGCACaaggggtgggaccctgtgagCCTTGCACTCTGCAGCTGCACCTTAGCTCAGCCCACAGGGTGGGCAGCCACCACGTGGTACAGGTGGCACTGATGATGCACAAGCACCTGATAGCAGGAGGTGCTCAGTGATTGGCTGCTGACCTGCTAGTGAGAGTGTCCTGGTATTGACTGCtgactttacttgctgaacaaatTTGATGCTGTGAAGCACAAGCTGTACaaggggtgggaccctgtgaggcTTGCACTCTTCAGCTGCACCTTAGGTCACCCTGCAGGATCAGCAGCCACCACATGGTACAGGTGGCATAGGTGAAGCACAAGCACATGATAGTGAGGGTGTCCTGCTATTGGCTGCTGACTTTACTGGCTGAACAGATGTGAGGCTGTGAAGCGCAGGCCTCACAAGGTGTGGGACCCTGTGAGGCTTGCACTCCACAGCTGCACCTTAGCTCAGCTTGAAAGGTCAGCAGCCACCACATGGTGCAGGTGGCACTGGTAAGGCTAATGCACCTGCTAGTAAGGGTGCCCTGGTATTGGCTGCCTACTTTACTTGCTAAACCAAGGTGAGGCTGTGAAGCACAGGCTGCACAGGGTTGGGACCCTGTGAGGCTTGCACTCTGCAGCTGAACCTTAGCTTAGCCTGCAGGGTCGGCAGCCACCACATGGTACAGGTGGAACTGATGAGGCACAAACACCTGATAGCAGGggatgctcagtgattggctgcTGACCTTGCAGGTTAGACCAAGGTGAGGCAGAGGAGTGCACATTGTATTGGGTGGGGGGAAGCTCAGGCCACAGGGTGGGGGGACCCTGTGGGGATCCTGTGCAGACCCTGTACAATGTGCGCTCTGCTGCTGCACCCTGGTTTGGCCTACAAGGTCGGCAGCCAATCACGGAACAACCATACTGCCAAGTGCATGTGCACCACTGGTGTCACGTGTACCACAAAGTTCAGCTTGCCTCCAGATCAGGAGTACTCTTCTATCCATGCGCTGCCTCAGAAGCAGGAACTTTGTCATCTGTACCGCAGAGTCCTGGTCTACTCCAGATCAGGAGTGCCAGTCCAGTATCAGCAGCCACCAAGTGGTACAAGTGGCACCAATGAGGCACAAGCACCTGATAGCAAGGGTGCTCAGTGATTGGCTGTTGACCTTGCAGGTCAGACCAAGGTAAGGCAGAGGAGAGCATGTTGTACAGGGTGGGGGGAAGCTCAGGCCACAGGGTGGGGGGACCCTGTGGGGATCCTGTGCAAGCCCTGTACAACATGCGCTCTGCTGCTGCACCCTGGTTTGACCTGCAAGGTTGGCAGCCAATCACAGACTGCCCATACTGCCAAGTGCATGTGCATTACTGGTGTCACGTGTACCACAAAGTTCTGCTTGCCTCCGGATCAGGAGCACTCTTCTATCCACGGGCTGCCTCAGAAGCAGGAACCTCCTCACCAGTACCACAAAGTCCTGGTCTCCTCCAGATCAGAGCACCTGTCCATCCATGTGGTGCCTCAAAAGCAGGAACCTCACCTTAACCAAGACTTCTCAGCAGCCTTCTCTTTAGTTCCACTTTGGTGTCTTCagatcattttccttcattatcatcCTTTTCTTCACTTGGTCCTTCAGTCATGGTTTTTACTAgaattttcttctatttcctcAGGAGACCTTTCATCTCTATACAGAATGTCCTCCAGGATGTCGGTTACATCCAACCATTGCTTTTTTAAGTATCCTCTATGCTCATTCTGGGCACAGCAGAACTCCTGGTTAGTTTCTTGCCCCTGATCTTGACTTCCAATTTCTTGTTTCTCTCCTCCAGTCTCTGTGCTTTCATGCTCCTCCTTCACAATGCGTTCTAGCTCAAAATCCCTTTGGGCAATCCTGTGAAGAACTCCCATCAGCATGTACTTGTCTTGCAGCCTTAACGCTTCTTCCTGCAGCCTTCGTTGTTCTCTGGCACAATTTTCTGCCATTTCCTTACTTTCCTCTAGTTTTCTACACTTCTCCTTTAATAGTGCACATTCTTTTGCAAGCTCTTGAAGTTTCTGCAGGTTCTTTCTCTGTATATCCTCCATGTTGCTAAGGGCCTCTTTTAATTTATCTTCCAAGACCTCATGATCGTTCttcagtttttctcctttttcaaacATGTCTTGGATTTGACAATCCCTGTTCTCAATTTGCATTTGAAGGTCTCCTTTCTCCTTCAAGGCCTTTTCCAAATCCTCCTCTATGTTACAAAGGGCCACTGCTAAGGTTCCTTCCAAAGCTCTTTatcctctttcattttccttgtgttAGCCAACAAAGATTGCATCTGAAGGTCTGCGTCCTCCATCTGACTGTCATAATAACTTGTGAACCAATgtatttcatcttccttttcttctaatAGCTTTTCCGCACAGTCCAAGTTATTGAGGGCCTCTCGTAGCTTTTCTTTCGCTTTCTCCTCTTTGGCCAACAAATCCTGAATCTTACGATCATGGGCGTCCAACACTTTGTCACAGACATATTTCAATTCTTCATTTGCAAGTTCTTGTTCTTTCAGACGCCTTTCCAGATACCAATGGGTTTTGGCGGCATCTCTTAATTCCTCTTCCAAATATTCctgttcttctttcatttcctgctTCTCAGCCAACAAATCTTGTATCTGCTGATCCTTGCCCTCTATCAAATTGCCATGGAGACATATTAATTCAGCATTTAAAGCTTCTCTTTCTTGCAAACGCCTTTCCAAATCCTTAATGTCGTTGGCGGCATCTCTTAATTCCTTTCTCAAATGTTGCTGTTCTTCTTTCATTCCCTGGTTCTCAGCCATCAAATCCTGAATTTGACAATCCTTGGCCTCAATCAATTTGCAATGGAGAgacaataattttgatttttcacaGGCTTTCTCTTGCAAACGGCTTTTCATATCCTCTATGGTGTTGGCAGCCTCTCTTaagtcctcttccaatatttcatgttctttgtttatttcctccttcTCATCCAACAAATCTTGGATATGATAATCCTTGTCCTCCAGCTGATCAAGCAACTCCTGAATCTGACGATCTTTTTCCTTCATCTGGTTAATCAAATCAACATTTTCACAGTCTTTTTCTTTCAAACGACTTTCCATACACTCAGTGGTATTGACGGCATCTCGTAATTGATGTTGCAAATCCTCATTTTCGTCCTGCAGctcttcttctctaattctttttgATGTCATTTCCTTCTGCAGACCTCGGTATTCCGCGACAGCACTTTTTTTACCAGTCCTTAGTTTTTCCAGCTCTTCCCGTAGTTCCTTCTCGGTCCTCTTATGATGTTTGTACTTCCTCCAGGCAACGAAAGCAAGAGAGGTCACAACAATTCCGGCGGCGACTGTAGCAATAGGACATGATGTCCTCCAGCCACCATCAATGGAAGGGATGACAGCCCTCGCGTCTCGTTTCCTGAATTACAGACAATCCAAAATCAGATTTCGGTCCAGTATTAACGTTGTCCAACTTCAGTCCAGTAGTAGAATTGTTCATCTTGAATCGAGAATTAACAGAGTTCGTTTTCAGTCCAGTATAAGCACCGTTCATTTTAAGTCGCAACACTACCAAACAAGCCAGTATTCTGACACATAGTAGTACCATAGCGCAAACGTACAACATATCAAGGCAGTTCACAAGCATGATTATTGTGTATACAGTTGAAGGCACTCGACAAAACCTTAGTTTTGGGATACGCCACAAGGTACAAAGTTCTGGGAATCCCAGTCTCAAGGGGATCCAGGATCCACAATAGGGTTCCAGGATCCGCAAAGAGCCCCTTCTGAAGCTTcgagtccttccttcctctctctctctctctgaacgttcTGATCTTGGTATTCTTGGAAGACTTCTCCCGGAGAGAGATGGATCCTCCGTTGAAACGAAGAGAGATCCTGAAGACACGATGAAGAGAGTTCCAGAGGGACATCATCCAAATCGAAGGCATCCGCAGCGATTTCGTCCTCCATCACAATTCTTGAAACGCTTTTAATCTCGACATGTTTTTCCAATTGAATTTCCAAGTACAACGATGCGACGATTCGTATTTAGAAGCAAATTTTCTTCAGCACTTCTACCGAATATcgattttttgtttccttgttttaaccaagtggattttttttcttttaatccacAAGATGTTTCTTCACTTATTATACTAAAAATACCTCTGCTGCAGCTTTCAGTAACTCATCTTCTGAACGATTAATtgattgaaatttatatatatatatatatatatatatatatatatgtatgtgtgtgtgtgtgtgtgtgtgtttgtgtgtgtgtgtgtgtgtgtgtatatatgtatatatatatatatatatatatatatatatatacatacatatgtgttatatatatatatatacatatatatatataaatatatatatatatatatatatatatgtatgtatatatgtatatatgtatgaaaaatgcCGTATCGTGGTGTTCACCTATGTACAGAAGGATGCTGCATTAGTACACTTGATCAGCAAGACTGATATATTcgctgaaaataaatacaaatcttaTATAGcttttcgtccatccttctgtggacttgagtTAGTGATCAAGTCCGCAGAAGGATTGACGAAAGCTATAaataagttttgtatttattttaatgaatatattcgTCTTCCTAATCAAGTCtactactgtacacacacacacacacacacacacacacacacacacacacacacacacacacacacatataagcataaaggaaaatctaggcaacatataactgagttgacgacatttgagtattttgatattttctccatatctgtatatatatatatatatatatatatatatatatatatatatatatatatatatatatatatatatatatatatatatatatatgactataatacacacatatatatacatatatgtgtgactATATGTACATGCGCTTGTGTTCAATCTAGTTTTTGTTTCCATCTGAGCAGTTAACTTCCGTAACACTGACAATGTCCTACAAGCATGAACATTATAAATATCCGCAAAGAAACCTTCATGTTTTCTCTTtgcaaaaaagttaaaataaaataaaataaaataaaaatcacaggaAATTCCAGTCAATCAGTTACTGAATTTTCTGACttttctttgtttccaaacaaagTTGAGAAACAAAGAACTCAAATCAGTTTGTGTCAGGTCGTTGCTCCTTGGCTGctcaaatttttgttttcaatctgtgtcataggcattgggacctgtcccccacccCACAggtggctgtcggcctaagaaacagatcagcgcctgccctatgagtctacagaggcccaggaggaatTATATAATGTCAAAACGGGATTATactttctttatttgatttacagagaaaacttttacattcacaaagcTACCAAGCTTGATCTCGAGTGCAAAGAcggcattcttttgttttctctcaacatgaaattctcttcttcttcaagtgCAGTGTATAAGGTTCCTtattgtttgttgaaaaaataactataaatctAAAGGAGGAGGTACCTTGGTTGACACTTCGGAATTTGAACTcttgaccctctcttatattatcgTCATTGACGGAGAGGGAAAAATGGTAACAACAATCATATTAATGgtgtaaaaaaatacattaaatagcAGAAGGAAGAATACGGTCCTGTGGAATTATAAAAATGGCACATTTTAAGCTACTGATTGCCATTTATGAAAGTCTACCAgagcttcataataataataataatataatgataataatgaattagGGAGTTTAGTGTCATAGAGAAAAGGTTCATTCCaagacgaaaataataataatgcattaggGGTTTAGTGTCATAGGGAAAAGATTTATTCTAAgatgaaaacattaataataataataataataataataataataataatagaataatagcTAGAATATGGTGGAGGACCTTTGGGTGAAGAAACACTCATTTTGTGTGagtagtaataaatatatatatatatatatattatatatatatatatatactcgtatatatatatatatatatatatatatatatatatatatatatatatatatatatatatatatttaatggatGTCTTTTTTGAATATGGTTATTGGGAAATAGGGGAAGCGTGTTGGACGACTTTAGATTATAAATAGTTGATTGATGTGTTAATGTTTCCTGTGTAACTTTGCAGATATGTAGAATATTTGGTTTTGTCAAGTTTCAAAATGATGGTTAGGTAGATACTTTTTGCATTTTGCTGTcaagttagtaataataataataataataataataataataataataataataataataataatgtacagtatatgaccaTGATATCTTCAGGAAAgacattattaagaaatatattcataacagttaacccttttttttaaatttgataataataataataataataaataataataataataataataataataataaatgcatatgGTCATGACGTCTTTATGAGAAaagaacatgaataaatatatccataaGTGTTAGCCATTTTTCGAAATTAAAAAacatcattttttaatttcaaaaatggCTAACTCTTaaggatatatttattcattttttcatatgcattattattattattattattattattaattaagttaaagaaaaaaggtttacctgcaatgaatttatttcttaatgttttccATGAAGACATTATGgttatgtacattattattattattattattattattattattattattattattattatattattattattattattattattattaacttgacagcaaaatacaaaaagcacAAATAAGCTATCAACAATTGTAACACTACCCATATCGGTATTTCTCGCGAATCCGTCAGTCACTTACTGAAACGGCTGATGATGACGTCACGTCATCTCGCAAGGAAATTCCGTTCGTGAGAACCTTCCCAAAGAGTAGCGGATGCAACATGTGTCGCTAATCGTACCCAATTTGTTTTGAAGTTGATGAAATCAATGTGTGTCGTTTCCCAGCTCTCGTGATCCATTGCAAAGCGGCGCTGATTCTGCAACAAAGTTAAGATGAGCATTTGGGTCACAGAAAGCGTaatgagggattttttttttaatggctgacCTTGGaagttttgtgtttatgtattttgtgGTGTTTGTTCtggcagatattttttttttattggtgaggAGAGTGCAAAACGGCTCGGCCAGTGCATgcatatgtaggctatgtatgtgtgtgtattaatatgtatctatgtttgtgtgtgtgtatatatatatatatatatatatatatatatagagcttagGCCATAGCTGAATGTTTCGTCACATGGTATTAACTGATATATttgctaatatatgtatat
Coding sequences within:
- the LOC136839026 gene encoding interaptin-like: MLVNCLDMLKRDARAVIPSIDGGWRTSCPIATVAAGIVVTSLAFVAWRKYKHHKRTEKELREELEKLRTGKKSAVAEYRGLQKEMTSKRIREEELQDENEDLQHQLRDAVNTTECMESRLKEKDCENVDLINQMKEKDRQIQELLDQLEDKDYHIQDLLDEKEEINKEHEILEEDLREAANTIEDMKSRLQEKACEKSKLLSLHCKLIEAKDCQIQDLMAENQGMKEEQQHLRKELRDAANDIKDLERRLQEREALNAELICLHGNLIEGKDQQIQDLLAEKQEMKEEQEYLEEELRDAAKTHWYLERRLKEQELANEELKYVCDKVLDAHDRKIQDLLAKEEKAKEKLREALNNLDCAEKLLEEKEDEIHWFTTLEGTLAVALCNIEEDLEKALKEKGDLQMQIENRDCQIQDMFEKGEKLKNDHEVLEDKLKEALSNMEDIQRKNLQKLQELAKECALLKEKCRKLEESKEMAENCAREQRRLQEEALRLQDKYMLMGVLHRIAQRDFELERIVKEEHESTETGGEKQEIGSQDQGQETNQEFCCAQNEHRGYLKKQWLDVTDILEDILYRDERSPEEIEENSSKNHD